The Fimbriimonadaceae bacterium genome has a segment encoding these proteins:
- the ffh gene encoding signal recognition particle protein, with protein MLDNLTKRMAGIFAALRKKGRLTEEDVTAMLREVRVALLEADVNFQVAKDFIKSVKEKAVGEEVYGSLTADQTIVKIVRDEIVSLLGGGETPMNWGSAPPTVILMAGLQGSGKTTTCAKLAKWLVKQGKKPMMAACDLQRPAAVKQLQVLGEQVEVPVFGPADAGGTTDPVEVARKALERAKYLFHDVLILDTAGRLSIDEPLMAELGRVSQATRPHETFLVLDSTTGQEAVNVAEAFHSKLALTGTVFTKLDGDARGGAVLSVRATTGVPVRFVGTGEQTDALEAFFPDRMAGRIIGMGDVLGIIERVETAMEGEDVQSFEDKMKSGKFDFNDFLQQMKMVRKMGPLKNVLKMVPGLAGAVPDDALEQVDDRQMDFLEAIVLSMTPQERTNPDILNGSRRRRIARGSGRSPEEVNRLIDQLYMMRRSMKQFNQMGKRFKKLAKRR; from the coding sequence TTGCTTGACAACCTCACCAAACGCATGGCAGGCATCTTTGCGGCCCTCCGCAAGAAGGGCCGCCTGACCGAAGAGGACGTGACCGCGATGCTCCGTGAGGTGCGTGTCGCCCTCCTTGAGGCCGACGTCAACTTCCAGGTCGCCAAGGACTTTATCAAGTCCGTCAAGGAGAAGGCGGTCGGCGAAGAGGTCTACGGCAGCCTAACCGCCGACCAGACGATCGTCAAGATCGTCCGCGACGAGATCGTCTCCTTGCTTGGTGGCGGTGAGACCCCCATGAACTGGGGCTCGGCCCCTCCCACCGTCATCCTGATGGCCGGCCTGCAGGGCTCGGGCAAGACGACCACCTGCGCCAAGCTGGCCAAGTGGCTGGTCAAGCAAGGCAAGAAGCCCATGATGGCGGCTTGCGACCTGCAACGTCCCGCCGCGGTCAAGCAACTCCAAGTGCTGGGCGAGCAAGTGGAGGTGCCCGTGTTCGGCCCCGCCGACGCTGGCGGCACGACCGACCCCGTCGAAGTGGCGCGAAAGGCGCTTGAGAGGGCGAAGTACCTCTTCCATGATGTCTTGATCCTCGACACCGCGGGCCGGCTCAGCATTGACGAGCCGCTGATGGCCGAACTCGGTCGCGTGTCCCAGGCGACAAGGCCCCACGAGACATTCCTTGTCCTTGACTCCACGACCGGCCAAGAAGCCGTCAACGTCGCTGAGGCTTTCCACAGCAAACTGGCCCTGACCGGGACAGTGTTCACCAAGCTTGACGGCGACGCAAGGGGTGGGGCCGTGCTCAGCGTGCGGGCCACCACGGGTGTTCCCGTGCGGTTTGTGGGCACGGGCGAGCAGACCGACGCACTGGAGGCGTTCTTCCCCGACCGCATGGCGGGCCGCATCATCGGCATGGGTGACGTACTGGGCATTATCGAGCGCGTCGAGACCGCCATGGAAGGCGAGGACGTCCAGAGTTTCGAGGACAAGATGAAGTCGGGCAAGTTCGACTTCAACGACTTCCTGCAGCAAATGAAAATGGTCCGTAAGATGGGCCCACTCAAGAACGTCCTCAAAATGGTGCCCGGACTCGCGGGAGCCGTGCCTGACGACGCTTTGGAGCAGGTCGACGACCGTCAAATGGACTTTCTCGAGGCCATCGTCCTGAGCATGACCCCCCAGGAACGCACAAACCCGGATATACTGAACGGCTCACGGCGCAGACGGATCGCGCGCGGCTCCGGAAGGAGCCCCGAGGAAGTCAACCGCCTGATCGACCAACTCTACATGATGCGTCGCAGCATGAAGCAGTTCAACCAGATGGGGAAACGCTTCAAAAAGCTCGCTAAGCGCCGGTAG
- the rpsP gene encoding 30S ribosomal protein S16, with the protein MVKIRLKRQGNKHRPFYRVVVGKADSGRDSAAIEILGTYNPLTRPSTVTLKNDRALHWLMNGAQPTETVAIILSRAGVLDEFFAQRPSAKANYKFLDKRTAAMSQQSVVSATTAVAEPAPVAEAAPAAEEAPATTDEAPAEAEA; encoded by the coding sequence GTGGTTAAAATCCGCCTCAAACGACAGGGCAACAAACACCGGCCGTTCTATCGCGTCGTGGTCGGCAAGGCCGACAGCGGACGCGACAGCGCCGCCATCGAGATTTTGGGCACTTACAACCCTCTCACACGACCCTCGACGGTCACCCTCAAGAACGACCGCGCCCTTCATTGGCTCATGAACGGCGCCCAACCCACCGAGACCGTCGCGATCATTCTCAGCCGCGCCGGCGTGTTGGACGAGTTCTTTGCCCAGCGCCCGTCCGCCAAGGCCAACTATAAGTTTCTGGACAAGCGGACTGCCGCGATGAGCCAGCAGTCGGTCGTCTCAGCGACGACGGCTGTCGCTGAACCGGCCCCGGTCGCTGAGGCTGCTCCTGCGGCTGAAGAAGCTCCCGCCACCACCGACGAGGCCCCTGCCGAGGCTGAAGCGTGA
- a CDS encoding KH domain-containing protein: MSTELAPLVEHVIRLVVSDPDAVSVREARDRAATIFTVNVAPNDVGRVIGKDGRVISSIRHLVSAAGAKARVKTVVKVPTEN, encoded by the coding sequence GTGAGCACCGAACTTGCCCCGCTTGTCGAGCACGTCATTCGGCTCGTCGTGAGCGACCCTGACGCGGTCAGCGTGCGCGAGGCCCGCGACCGGGCCGCGACCATCTTCACCGTCAACGTCGCCCCGAACGACGTCGGCCGCGTCATCGGCAAGGACGGCCGAGTCATCAGCAGCATCCGCCACCTCGTCAGCGCCGCTGGCGCCAAAGCGCGGGTCAAGACGGTCGTCAAAGTGCCGACCGAAAACTGA
- the rimM gene encoding 16S rRNA processing protein RimM: protein MRNCGPAAPPVGHVTVGQVVGPQGLRGGFRVECLTDFPERFDRGRLVYIDGVPHKVRSVAWHKGQARIEVEGVESVEDAEALRWHYLTVPAADRPDLDDDEYLATDLVGLTAVDQNGRSLGTVDEVVPSPAHSLLLINGTLVPSVAAFVKEVDLEERRITINVIPGLFDDDGAEA from the coding sequence ATGCGGAACTGTGGGCCAGCCGCCCCGCCCGTCGGCCACGTCACGGTCGGCCAGGTCGTCGGCCCACAGGGACTGCGAGGCGGCTTTCGCGTCGAATGCCTCACGGATTTCCCCGAGCGGTTTGACCGAGGACGCCTTGTCTACATTGACGGGGTGCCGCACAAGGTCAGGTCAGTGGCCTGGCACAAAGGCCAAGCCCGGATCGAGGTCGAGGGTGTCGAATCTGTCGAAGACGCCGAAGCGCTCCGCTGGCACTATCTGACCGTACCCGCCGCCGACCGGCCAGACCTCGATGACGACGAGTATCTCGCCACTGACTTGGTCGGCTTGACTGCAGTCGACCAGAACGGCCGCAGCCTCGGCACCGTCGACGAAGTGGTCCCTTCCCCCGCCCATTCCCTGCTCCTCATCAACGGCACCTTGGTGCCTTCCGTGGCCGCCTTCGTCAAGGAGGTCGATCTGGAAGAACGCCGGATCACGATCAACGTTATCCCTGGACTCTTTGACGACGATGGAGCGGAGGCATGA
- the obgE gene encoding GTPase ObgE codes for MSGPGGFLDEIKVSFQSGKGGDGSASFHREKHVPRGGPNGADGGRGGDIVLIADRGKRTLYDFKLLDHYKAEDGGDAYLNKHGKDGRSIELRVPVGTLVYDELTEDLVVDLAQDGLRFVLCKGGKGGLGNVHFTNSVRQAPTFAQKGGPSEILEARLELKLLADVGLVGLPNAGKSTLLSVLSAARPKIADYPFTTLVPNLGVVTVADHTFVMADLPGLIEGASEGVGLGHLFLRHAERNRVLLHVVDVFPVDGSDPTNNFRLIEDELLKYSPDLAALPRIVALNKTDLIPAEDTVALQADFERRGHEVFPVSAATGKGLEPLKHALWRVVEQSLNDLSGTVVSPVLVPKQDEGSWEATLVDGTYVLSGKRLERMVAMTDLDNNEAVMYLHRRLQRMGVIERLRELGADDGDNVRVGDFEFTYKD; via the coding sequence ATGAGCGGTCCGGGTGGGTTCCTCGACGAGATCAAGGTCTCGTTCCAATCCGGCAAGGGCGGAGACGGCTCGGCCAGTTTCCACCGGGAGAAACACGTTCCCCGTGGTGGACCGAACGGCGCCGACGGCGGTCGGGGCGGCGACATCGTCCTCATCGCCGACCGGGGCAAGCGCACCCTGTACGATTTCAAACTGCTCGACCACTACAAGGCCGAAGACGGGGGCGACGCCTATCTCAACAAACACGGCAAGGACGGCCGGTCCATCGAGCTCCGCGTGCCGGTCGGAACCCTGGTTTACGACGAACTGACAGAAGACTTGGTGGTGGACCTGGCCCAAGACGGCCTCCGCTTCGTCCTGTGCAAGGGCGGCAAAGGTGGATTGGGCAACGTCCACTTCACCAACAGCGTGCGCCAGGCGCCCACGTTTGCGCAGAAGGGCGGGCCCAGTGAGATCCTTGAGGCGCGGCTTGAACTCAAGCTCCTCGCCGACGTCGGGCTCGTCGGCCTCCCCAACGCGGGCAAAAGCACCTTGCTCAGTGTCCTCAGCGCCGCCCGGCCGAAGATCGCCGACTACCCCTTCACAACCCTCGTCCCCAATCTGGGTGTCGTCACCGTCGCCGACCACACCTTCGTCATGGCCGACCTCCCCGGACTGATCGAAGGAGCGAGCGAGGGCGTCGGCTTAGGCCACCTGTTCCTCCGCCACGCAGAGCGGAACCGGGTGCTTCTTCACGTCGTCGACGTCTTCCCTGTCGATGGTTCCGACCCCACGAACAACTTCCGGCTCATCGAGGACGAACTCCTGAAGTACAGCCCGGACCTTGCCGCCCTGCCCCGCATCGTCGCACTCAACAAGACGGACCTGATCCCGGCCGAGGACACGGTCGCCCTACAGGCCGACTTCGAGCGAAGAGGCCACGAAGTCTTCCCTGTCTCCGCTGCGACGGGCAAGGGCCTTGAGCCGCTCAAGCATGCGTTGTGGCGGGTGGTCGAGCAGTCGCTCAACGATCTAAGCGGGACAGTGGTCTCGCCTGTCCTGGTCCCCAAGCAGGACGAGGGCTCATGGGAAGCGACGCTCGTCGACGGCACGTACGTTCTCTCCGGCAAGAGGCTCGAACGCATGGTTGCGATGACCGACCTCGACAACAACGAGGCGGTCATGTACTTGCACCGCAGACTCCAGCGGATGGGGGTCATCGAACGCCTGCGCGAACTGGGTGCGGACGACGGGGACAACGTCCGCGTCGGCGACTTCGAATTCACCTACAAGGACTAA
- the nadD gene encoding nicotinate (nicotinamide) nucleotide adenylyltransferase — protein sequence MRFGVFGGSFDPPHLGHLAVAQAAIEALHLDEVIFVPASRNPFKPRGEASPEQRLEMTRLMVEGIDMMSVSDVETSRGGPSYMVDTITELTTVLPGHAWLLLGADAVAHFPEWKRPERIVKMVRLGVVGRPPDEAARAIFRLPGQFQECCDAIPMKPNTISSSRVRESIARGHSAEMWLDPKVWEYVCERGIYKTQEGQ from the coding sequence ATGAGATTCGGTGTTTTTGGCGGTTCGTTTGACCCTCCCCACCTCGGGCACCTGGCGGTGGCCCAAGCCGCAATCGAAGCACTGCACCTCGATGAGGTGATCTTTGTCCCCGCCAGCCGGAACCCGTTCAAGCCTCGTGGCGAGGCAAGCCCTGAGCAGCGGTTGGAAATGACCAGGCTTATGGTCGAAGGGATAGACATGATGAGCGTCAGCGACGTCGAGACCAGCCGTGGCGGGCCAAGCTACATGGTCGACACGATCACCGAACTGACGACCGTCTTGCCCGGACATGCCTGGCTCCTCCTCGGAGCCGACGCCGTGGCCCACTTCCCCGAGTGGAAGCGACCCGAACGCATCGTCAAGATGGTCCGGCTCGGCGTTGTGGGGCGGCCGCCCGACGAGGCGGCCCGGGCGATCTTCCGGTTACCCGGACAGTTCCAAGAATGTTGCGACGCGATCCCGATGAAGCCGAACACGATCAGTTCTTCCCGAGTCAGAGAATCGATCGCGCGCGGTCACAGCGCGGAAATGTGGCTCGACCCCAAAGTGTGGGAATATGTCTGTGAACGTGGAATCTACAAAACCCAAGAAGGTCAGTAA
- the rsfS gene encoding ribosome silencing factor — translation MNVESTKPKKVSKKGLDSAARAALIAEFADDMKAQNIQTLDVKAKTSVADYFVVCTGTSDTHVNAIADKVAEKLRDVGIKPMRANIGRQADGWVLYDFGDVVFHVMLEEKRQFYDLEAYWNEMKPNPDLM, via the coding sequence GTGAACGTGGAATCTACAAAACCCAAGAAGGTCAGTAAGAAAGGCCTGGACAGCGCGGCCCGTGCGGCGCTGATCGCCGAGTTCGCCGACGACATGAAGGCGCAGAACATCCAGACCCTGGACGTGAAGGCAAAGACGTCGGTGGCTGACTACTTCGTCGTCTGCACAGGCACGAGCGACACCCACGTGAACGCCATTGCGGACAAGGTGGCCGAGAAACTCCGTGACGTGGGGATCAAACCGATGCGCGCCAACATCGGCCGTCAAGCGGACGGTTGGGTGCTCTACGACTTCGGCGACGTCGTGTTCCACGTCATGCTCGAAGAAAAGAGGCAGTTCTACGATCTGGAGGCCTATTGGAACGAGATGAAGCCCAACCCGGACCTGATGTGA
- a CDS encoding alpha-ketoacid dehydrogenase subunit beta, which yields MATATLLETTFRDAIHSCIDEEMTRNPDVFVIGEDIGRYEGTFKVTKGLWPKYGEKRVIDTPIVEPGFTGIAIGAAMTGLRPIVEMMTMSFSILALDQIINHAAKIHYMTGGQAKVPMVVRGPGGAAKQLSAQHSHSMEGWYAHCPGLKVVAPATVEDAYGMLKAAIWDDNPVIFTENPGLYTLKGSIPDDKDFSVPFGKANILREGSDISLVGYSRMTQVNLAVADALAQEGVSAEVVDVRSLLPLDMETINHSVVKTHRAVVVYEDWRSGGFGAEIAQRISEDCFDDLDAPVLRVGGLNVPMPYARVLELECIPDVKDVLEKVRRIL from the coding sequence ATGGCGACGGCGACTTTGCTTGAGACAACGTTCCGCGACGCGATCCACTCGTGCATCGACGAAGAGATGACCCGGAACCCGGACGTCTTTGTCATCGGCGAGGACATCGGCCGCTATGAAGGCACGTTCAAGGTGACCAAGGGCTTGTGGCCGAAGTATGGTGAGAAGCGCGTCATCGACACACCCATCGTCGAGCCTGGCTTCACGGGCATCGCGATCGGTGCGGCGATGACCGGGCTCCGGCCGATCGTCGAGATGATGACGATGTCGTTTTCGATCCTCGCCCTCGACCAGATCATCAACCACGCGGCCAAGATCCACTACATGACGGGGGGCCAGGCCAAGGTGCCGATGGTCGTCCGCGGGCCAGGAGGCGCGGCCAAGCAGTTGTCTGCCCAACACAGCCACTCCATGGAGGGTTGGTACGCCCACTGCCCCGGCCTTAAGGTCGTCGCGCCCGCGACGGTCGAAGACGCCTACGGCATGCTGAAAGCGGCGATCTGGGACGACAACCCGGTCATCTTCACCGAGAACCCGGGCCTGTACACTCTGAAGGGTTCGATCCCGGACGACAAAGACTTCTCCGTGCCGTTCGGTAAGGCCAACATCCTGCGCGAGGGTTCGGACATTTCACTGGTCGGGTACTCCCGGATGACGCAGGTCAACTTGGCGGTGGCCGACGCACTGGCTCAAGAGGGAGTCTCTGCCGAAGTCGTCGACGTCAGGTCGCTGCTCCCTCTCGACATGGAGACGATCAACCACTCCGTCGTCAAGACCCACCGCGCCGTGGTCGTCTATGAGGATTGGCGCAGCGGCGGGTTTGGGGCCGAGATCGCCCAGCGGATCAGCGAAGACTGCTTTGACGACCTCGACGCCCCGGTCCTGCGCGTCGGCGGCCTGAACGTCCCCATGCCGTACGCCCGGGTCCTCGAACTTGAGTGCATCCCCGACGTGAAGGACGTCCTCGAAAAGGTCCGGCGGATCCTTTGA
- the pdhA gene encoding pyruvate dehydrogenase (acetyl-transferring) E1 component subunit alpha: MAKSAKLEQSQTPAQLEEFYRQMVFIRRFEDKCNFAYRQGKVGGYMHVYIGMEATAVGWNAALRPGYDYVITAYRDHAQPLIMGSDPVKVMAEVMGRSGGYSHGKGGSMHIYDIERGFYGGWGIVGGHVAMGAGLAFAAKYRGEDRVAVCYLGDGASNAGVFFEALNMASLWDLPVIFVIENNEFAMGTRLEYHASDTHLYKRGEPFGIQSERVDGMDIFTVLDDAKRIVEWVRKNQRPYLVEVMNYRFAGHGAADNDRQLYRTKDEEEENMKRDPIARLRKYLIDKKIATDEKLEAIEEELREKVEKIYEEADASPFPEPEEVYSHVYTDMEPEKGH; the protein is encoded by the coding sequence GTGGCAAAAAGCGCGAAACTTGAGCAGTCGCAGACTCCTGCGCAACTCGAAGAGTTCTATCGGCAGATGGTCTTCATCCGCCGGTTTGAAGACAAATGCAACTTCGCCTACCGGCAGGGCAAGGTCGGGGGCTACATGCACGTCTACATCGGCATGGAGGCGACCGCCGTCGGCTGGAACGCAGCCCTGCGACCTGGCTACGACTACGTGATCACCGCGTACCGCGACCACGCCCAGCCCCTGATCATGGGCAGCGACCCGGTCAAGGTCATGGCGGAGGTCATGGGCCGTTCAGGCGGTTACAGCCATGGCAAGGGCGGCTCGATGCACATCTACGACATCGAGCGCGGTTTCTATGGTGGGTGGGGCATCGTCGGCGGTCACGTCGCGATGGGCGCCGGACTCGCCTTTGCCGCCAAGTACCGTGGGGAAGACCGGGTCGCCGTCTGCTACCTGGGCGACGGAGCCTCGAACGCCGGTGTCTTCTTCGAGGCCCTGAACATGGCCTCGCTGTGGGACCTCCCCGTCATCTTTGTCATCGAGAACAACGAGTTCGCGATGGGCACCCGCTTGGAGTACCACGCCAGCGACACCCACCTCTACAAGCGTGGTGAACCGTTCGGTATCCAGAGCGAGCGGGTCGACGGCATGGACATTTTTACCGTGCTCGACGACGCCAAGCGGATCGTGGAGTGGGTGCGCAAGAACCAGAGGCCGTACCTGGTCGAAGTCATGAACTACCGGTTTGCGGGGCACGGCGCCGCCGACAACGACCGCCAGCTCTACCGGACGAAGGACGAGGAAGAGGAGAATATGAAGCGCGACCCGATCGCGCGGCTCCGCAAGTACCTCATCGACAAGAAGATCGCCACCGACGAGAAGTTGGAGGCGATCGAAGAGGAACTGCGCGAGAAGGTAGAGAAGATTTACGAGGAGGCCGACGCTTCGCCGTTCCCAGAACCGGAGGAAGTCTACAGCCACGTTTACACTGACATGGAACCGGAGAAGGGGCACTAA
- a CDS encoding polysaccharide deacetylase family protein → MQWNLTVVLALGLSLAGCNPPPANVADGAKPTQKPSTEAAKPDTQSVTDPVKLRDELAAKDDDTGVRPPRFPKLYGGKTTEKICALTFDDGPKPGWTEKLLAVLKAADAKATFFLVGKMVVKYPELAKQIHDAGHIVGNHTFTHPQVTQNMATMDEDEVAAEMKATCRAVQDATGVRPKYFRPAGGHVNSLVINTAAANGMMSVFGGPNGDDTNPKKNAEKVEAAVMKVKPGGIIWLHTGSQQTLDCLPRVLANLKADGWTFVTLDDLAKIAKTD, encoded by the coding sequence GTGCAGTGGAATCTGACCGTAGTACTGGCCCTCGGGCTCAGCCTGGCCGGATGCAACCCGCCGCCGGCGAACGTGGCCGACGGAGCCAAGCCGACGCAAAAGCCGTCGACGGAAGCCGCCAAGCCCGACACCCAGTCCGTGACGGACCCGGTCAAGTTACGCGACGAGCTGGCCGCCAAGGACGACGACACCGGCGTCCGCCCACCGAGGTTCCCCAAACTCTATGGGGGCAAGACCACAGAGAAGATTTGCGCACTGACTTTCGACGACGGCCCCAAGCCGGGCTGGACCGAAAAGCTGTTGGCCGTGCTCAAGGCTGCCGACGCCAAGGCGACGTTCTTCTTAGTGGGCAAGATGGTCGTCAAGTATCCGGAACTGGCCAAACAGATCCACGACGCCGGCCACATTGTCGGAAACCACACGTTCACCCACCCGCAGGTCACCCAAAACATGGCCACGATGGACGAGGACGAAGTCGCCGCCGAGATGAAAGCCACCTGTCGGGCCGTCCAAGACGCGACCGGCGTCCGGCCCAAGTACTTCCGGCCCGCTGGCGGCCACGTGAACAGCCTTGTCATCAACACCGCGGCGGCCAACGGCATGATGTCGGTTTTCGGCGGGCCGAACGGCGACGACACCAACCCCAAGAAGAACGCCGAGAAGGTGGAGGCCGCGGTCATGAAGGTGAAGCCGGGCGGGATCATCTGGCTCCACACGGGGTCGCAACAGACCCTCGACTGCTTGCCCCGGGTGTTGGCAAACTTGAAGGCGGACGGCTGGACCTTTGTGACCCTGGACGACCTGGCAAAGATCGCCAAGACCGACTGA
- a CDS encoding matrixin family metalloprotease, with amino-acid sequence MSRPFLFACCLGLLVTGFVFGCGGNGSSGSGTVTCGPSFAVPNYASLTDPSNSRANVLVHWSGFPVKVFVKSDVTKTFDGTGHRASDTVATAFQRWSDSTTGGIRYTASPTQAGADIVVTFTNLATAPTSGQALGVTTITYATATQQVTHAEVTVNLWNGMTRDEFFLGLPKTLTHELGHALFLRGHSPFSSDLMYWQADPAVDTLPTNRDQNTVVTAYCGVYPDANPLAASREPQETLTIVCPAK; translated from the coding sequence ATGTCCCGACCCTTCCTTTTCGCATGCTGTTTGGGCCTCCTTGTGACGGGTTTTGTGTTCGGGTGCGGGGGGAACGGTAGCTCCGGCTCGGGGACAGTGACATGCGGCCCCAGCTTTGCCGTGCCGAACTACGCCAGCTTGACTGACCCTTCAAACAGCCGGGCCAACGTCCTCGTCCACTGGTCGGGCTTCCCCGTGAAAGTCTTCGTCAAGTCCGACGTGACCAAAACGTTCGACGGGACCGGTCACCGCGCCAGCGACACGGTCGCGACGGCGTTCCAAAGGTGGTCGGACAGCACGACCGGCGGGATTCGGTACACGGCGTCCCCGACCCAAGCGGGGGCCGACATTGTGGTCACGTTCACCAACCTTGCCACCGCACCGACGAGCGGTCAAGCTCTCGGGGTCACCACCATCACCTACGCCACTGCGACACAGCAGGTCACCCACGCCGAAGTCACGGTGAACTTGTGGAACGGCATGACCAGGGACGAGTTCTTTCTCGGCCTCCCCAAGACCCTGACCCACGAGCTGGGCCACGCCCTGTTCCTCCGGGGCCACAGCCCCTTCTCGTCCGACCTCATGTACTGGCAAGCTGACCCGGCCGTCGACACCCTCCCCACGAACCGTGACCAAAACACGGTGGTCACCGCTTATTGCGGCGTCTACCCAGATGCCAACCCGCTCGCCGCCTCGCGCGAACCCCAGGAAACCCTCACCATCGTCTGCCCGGCCAAGTGA
- a CDS encoding proteasome accessory factor PafA2 family protein: MPDRPGERIYGVETEFGCLVDEDLARPEQVVELVKDHVFYELGLGAIDRHARDEVFEPAESGGFLLNGGRLYIDAVGSHLEYATAECRTLRNIVANDRAGQRIIVRAVRELDLTDAVSVYNNSVDHFGGHTFGCHENYLVQMGEDFFTYEVPKLYAFLATRQIFAGVGRVGGHILAAGGRPDYDEMMANPVDYIWVSQVYNVYADDSVPFQLSQRADHIIRTVASRVRFNRAMINPKWEHFYAHEGQHRLHILFGESNQMEFAYALKVGTTALVLRLLEDGLIPDRWQLAEPLVALREVSRDQTYKWPVTLADGTVIASVDLQREILAQAQRYRGDTADTDWTLDAWEETLDTLASDPLSLFDRLDWVAKRRVVDMYRDEEGLPWTADALHSVDLEYHNIDPEKSLFYALSEGPERKPFVGPLDIVDAMTDAPADTRAHGRSALVKRVLDHKMKGGYHFDWSGVAMGRDSYYEMPDPFETYDSLVNG; the protein is encoded by the coding sequence ATGCCGGACCGACCAGGGGAACGCATCTACGGTGTCGAGACCGAGTTTGGTTGTCTGGTCGACGAGGACTTGGCCCGACCTGAGCAAGTCGTCGAGTTGGTCAAGGACCACGTGTTCTACGAACTGGGCCTTGGGGCGATCGACCGCCACGCCCGGGACGAGGTCTTTGAGCCGGCCGAGAGCGGCGGTTTCCTCCTGAACGGCGGCCGCCTCTACATCGACGCGGTCGGAAGCCATCTGGAGTACGCGACGGCCGAATGCCGGACTCTCCGGAACATCGTCGCCAACGACCGTGCCGGTCAGCGGATCATCGTCCGCGCCGTCCGCGAGCTTGATCTGACGGACGCGGTCAGCGTCTATAACAACTCGGTCGACCACTTCGGCGGGCACACGTTTGGTTGCCACGAGAACTACCTCGTCCAAATGGGAGAGGACTTCTTCACCTACGAAGTCCCCAAACTGTACGCATTCCTGGCGACAAGGCAGATTTTCGCCGGAGTGGGCCGGGTCGGCGGCCATATCCTCGCGGCAGGCGGCAGGCCCGACTACGACGAGATGATGGCGAACCCGGTGGACTACATATGGGTGTCGCAGGTTTACAACGTCTACGCCGACGACTCGGTACCGTTCCAACTGAGCCAGCGGGCCGACCACATTATCCGCACCGTGGCCAGCCGCGTCCGGTTCAACCGGGCGATGATCAACCCCAAGTGGGAGCACTTCTACGCCCACGAAGGTCAGCACCGGCTCCATATCCTCTTTGGGGAGTCGAACCAGATGGAGTTTGCGTACGCCCTGAAGGTCGGCACGACGGCCCTTGTCCTCCGGCTCTTGGAGGACGGGCTGATCCCGGACCGATGGCAGTTGGCCGAGCCCTTAGTGGCGCTTCGCGAGGTCTCTCGTGACCAGACATACAAGTGGCCGGTGACTTTGGCCGACGGCACCGTCATCGCCTCGGTGGACTTGCAGCGGGAAATCCTTGCCCAGGCCCAGAGGTACCGTGGCGACACCGCCGACACGGACTGGACGCTGGACGCCTGGGAGGAGACACTTGACACGCTGGCTAGCGACCCCCTCTCACTTTTTGACCGTCTGGACTGGGTCGCCAAGCGGCGCGTCGTCGACATGTACCGGGACGAGGAGGGGCTCCCATGGACGGCCGACGCCTTGCATTCGGTCGACCTCGAATACCACAACATTGACCCGGAGAAGTCACTCTTCTACGCTCTTTCCGAAGGCCCGGAGCGCAAGCCGTTTGTCGGTCCCTTGGACATCGTGGACGCGATGACCGACGCTCCTGCCGACACCCGGGCCCACGGCCGGTCGGCCTTGGTCAAGCGGGTCCTGGACCACAAGATGAAGGGCGGGTACCACTTCGACTGGAGCGGCGTCGCGATGGGCCGGGACTCGTACTACGAGATGCCCGACCCCTTCGAGACCTACGATTCGCTCGTCAACGGCTGA